The following proteins are encoded in a genomic region of Amphiura filiformis chromosome 11, Afil_fr2py, whole genome shotgun sequence:
- the LOC140163445 gene encoding uncharacterized protein, with translation MERGSGRSWGTVKSSVYRDVRANKVVIESAEQFATYADSTLGIHVSFTPADSIAVFDIDPVVKVPGTQTVHYVERKISDDGVCELHLFKNSQFQAPGAEPRIGTASYDFSQLSATYTPYVQADSQDEPGTSGSAATNDDDDSDSDSDTGRNSENGEDSDTAMDDTETSEAEENSDSDRDNDDDDDDKTENTCRPVCGDFVAVILVGKKQKKLYVAQVTDITPLPEDFEECVQLKYMEAVNNDGMVYRWARDDDYSRNHYPAS, from the exons ATGGAAAGGGGCAGTGGACGCAGTTGGGGGACTGTTAAGTCGTCAGTGTACAGAGATGTGCGTGCAAACAAGGTGGTAATCGAATCAGCAGAGCAATTTGCTACATATGCAGACAGCACTCTAGGAATTCATGTTTCTTTTACTCCTGCAGACAGCATTGCTGTGTTTGACATAGATCCAGTAGTTAAAGTACCAGGAACGCAGACAGTCCACTATGTGGAACGCAAGATAAGTGATGATGGTGTCTGTGAACTTCACCTCTTCAAGAATTCCCAGTTCCAAGCCCCAGGAGCAGAGCCCAGAATTGGCACAGCTTCATATGATTTCAGCCAACTCTCAGCAACTTACACACCCTATGTTCAAGCTGACAGCCAAGATGAACCAGGAACCAGTGGCAGTGCAGCGACCAATGATGATGACGATTCAGATAGTGATAGTGATACAGGGAGAAACAGTGAAAATGGAGAAGACAGTGACACAGCCATGGATGACACAGAGACCAGTGAAGCGGAAGAAAACAGTGATAGTGACagagacaatgatgatgatgatgatgacaaa ACTGAGAACACATGCAGACCAGTTTGTGGGGACTTTGTTGCTGTCATCCTAGTTGGCAAGAAGCAGAAAAAACTCTATGTAGCCCAG GTTACAGACATCACTCCGCTACCagaagactttgaagaatgtgtCCAACTGAAGTACATGGAAGCTGTAAACAATGATGGCATGGTATACAGATGGGCACGGGATGATGACTACTCAAGGAACCATTACCCAGCATCATAG